A genomic segment from Microbacterium sp. SORGH_AS_0428 encodes:
- the pgi gene encoding glucose-6-phosphate isomerase: MTTPIDPTATSAWTDLAALRDGFSPDLRGWFAADADRAARLSLPLADLHVDLSKNLVTDEILARLVELARQTGVEERFAEMLAGVHINTSENRAVLHTALRRPAGAEPALVVDGQQVDEDVQSVLELVSAFADRVRSGEWQGVTGRKVTHVVNIGIGGSDLGPVMVYEALKPYADAGIQARFVSNIDPTDLAQKTADLDPETTLFIVASKTFTTLETLTNARLARDWLWAGLTASGAIADADDARTDAVAHHFVAVSTALDKVAAFGIDPTNAFGFWDWVGGRYSVDSAIGLSLAITLGPDVFRELLAGFHAVDEHVRTTPLERNVPVLMGLLNVWYNNFLGAQSHAVLPYAQQLSRFPAYLQQLTMESNGKSVRWDGTPVTTDTGEIFWGEPGTNGQHAFYQLIHQGTRLIPADFIAFVNPAYPLRDGDRDVHGLFLANFLAQTKALAFGKTAAEVEAEGTTGALVAARTFAGNRPTTSIFAPALTPAVLGQLIALYEHITFTQGAIWGINSFDQWGVELGKQLALQIAPAIEGDADATAAQDASTRSLLDYYRAHRTH; encoded by the coding sequence GTGACCACTCCGATCGATCCCACCGCCACCTCCGCTTGGACGGATCTCGCCGCTCTCCGTGACGGGTTCTCCCCCGATCTGCGGGGCTGGTTCGCCGCCGACGCCGACCGCGCCGCACGCCTGAGCCTGCCGCTGGCCGACCTGCACGTCGACCTGTCGAAGAACCTCGTCACCGACGAGATCCTCGCCCGCCTCGTGGAGCTCGCGCGCCAGACCGGCGTCGAGGAGCGCTTCGCCGAGATGCTGGCCGGCGTGCACATCAACACGAGCGAGAACCGCGCCGTGCTGCACACGGCCCTGCGGCGTCCCGCGGGCGCCGAGCCCGCCCTCGTCGTGGACGGGCAGCAGGTCGACGAGGACGTGCAGTCGGTGCTCGAGCTCGTCTCCGCGTTCGCCGACCGGGTGCGCTCGGGCGAGTGGCAGGGTGTCACGGGCAGGAAGGTCACCCACGTCGTCAACATCGGCATCGGCGGATCCGACCTCGGCCCCGTCATGGTCTACGAGGCACTCAAGCCCTATGCGGACGCCGGCATCCAGGCACGGTTCGTGTCCAACATCGACCCGACCGACCTCGCCCAGAAGACGGCGGACCTCGACCCCGAGACGACGCTGTTCATCGTCGCGTCGAAGACCTTCACGACGCTCGAGACGCTGACCAATGCCCGCCTCGCGCGCGACTGGCTGTGGGCGGGACTCACCGCATCCGGCGCCATCGCCGACGCCGACGACGCACGGACGGATGCGGTGGCGCACCACTTCGTCGCGGTGTCGACCGCGCTCGACAAGGTGGCCGCCTTCGGCATCGACCCGACCAACGCGTTCGGCTTCTGGGACTGGGTGGGCGGGCGTTACTCCGTCGACTCCGCGATCGGCCTGTCGCTGGCGATCACGCTCGGCCCCGACGTGTTCCGCGAGCTGCTCGCCGGCTTCCACGCGGTCGACGAACACGTGCGCACCACGCCACTGGAGCGCAACGTGCCCGTGCTCATGGGACTGCTGAACGTCTGGTACAACAACTTCCTCGGTGCGCAGTCACACGCCGTCCTCCCCTACGCACAGCAGCTCAGCCGCTTTCCGGCGTACCTGCAGCAGCTGACGATGGAATCCAACGGCAAGTCGGTGCGCTGGGACGGCACCCCCGTCACGACCGACACCGGTGAGATCTTCTGGGGCGAGCCGGGTACGAACGGCCAGCACGCCTTCTACCAGCTCATCCACCAGGGCACGCGCCTGATCCCCGCCGACTTCATCGCGTTCGTGAACCCCGCCTATCCGCTGCGTGACGGCGACCGCGACGTGCACGGGCTGTTCCTGGCGAACTTCCTCGCGCAGACCAAGGCGCTCGCGTTCGGCAAGACCGCCGCGGAGGTCGAGGCAGAGGGCACCACCGGCGCGCTCGTCGCCGCGCGCACGTTCGCCGGCAACCGTCCGACGACGTCGATCTTCGCGCCCGCCCTGACCCCGGCGGTGCTCGGCCAGCTCATCGCGCTGTACGAGCACATCACGTTCACGCAGGGCGCGATCTGGGGCATCAACTCGTTCGATCAGTGGGGCGTCGAGCTCGGCAAGCAGCTCGCCCTGCAGATCGCGCCCGCGATCGAAGGCGATGCGGACGCCACGGCGGCGCAGGATGCGTCGACCCGCTCGCTGCTGGACTACTACCGCGCCCACCGCACGCACTGA
- a CDS encoding ATP-binding protein: MTRIHRRVVRRLTLQARLMVAVIGMVAVILGAVGLATGTILTSIMQQSLDTQVKEASQLYGSPDDSAADILKNGRQEVGTLLVLRGQYGPTTGAYVAADNNIVELSSSQIESLTGRPDYDSGRVDVSVDGLGDYRAIMTGSSSGAFVLVGLPTSEVTETLGQIVTTVALVTVGGLLLLGVVLAIIIRRSLRPLSAVASTAERVAAQPLSEGAVRITERVPASEADEATEIGRVGVALNTLLDHVETSLEARQRNEERMRRFVADASHELRTPLASIRGYSELSLRDRTLSENTESSLERIQAQSLRMTELVEDLLLLARLEEGHELVYGSVDLSRLAVESLGDAQAAGQDHHWELELDEEPVVVAGDTGRLTQVVANLLANARTHTPAGTTVTLSVTRDGSDAVLRVHDDGPGVDPQVRDELFERFARGDSSRARKTGGTGLGLSIARAIADAHGGELTVDSIPGDTTFTLRMPGKPIDPGPAASEADPSH, from the coding sequence GTGACACGCATCCACCGCAGGGTGGTGCGCCGGCTCACGCTCCAAGCCCGGCTCATGGTCGCCGTCATCGGCATGGTCGCCGTCATCCTCGGCGCCGTCGGTCTGGCGACCGGGACGATCCTCACCTCGATCATGCAGCAGAGCCTGGACACGCAGGTCAAGGAGGCGTCGCAGCTCTACGGCTCCCCCGACGACAGCGCCGCGGACATCCTCAAGAACGGTCGGCAGGAGGTCGGCACGCTTCTGGTGCTGCGCGGACAGTACGGCCCCACCACCGGCGCGTACGTCGCCGCCGACAACAACATCGTCGAGCTCTCCTCCTCGCAGATCGAGAGCCTCACCGGGCGCCCCGACTACGACAGCGGCCGCGTCGACGTCTCCGTGGACGGCCTCGGAGACTACCGCGCCATCATGACCGGCTCCTCGTCGGGCGCCTTCGTGCTCGTCGGGTTGCCGACCTCTGAGGTCACCGAGACCCTCGGCCAGATCGTCACCACGGTCGCCCTCGTCACCGTGGGCGGACTCCTTCTGCTGGGCGTCGTGCTGGCCATCATCATCCGGCGCAGCCTCCGCCCGCTCAGCGCCGTCGCGAGCACCGCCGAGCGCGTCGCGGCCCAGCCCCTCTCGGAGGGCGCCGTGCGCATCACCGAGCGCGTTCCCGCATCCGAGGCCGATGAGGCGACGGAGATCGGTCGCGTGGGCGTAGCTCTCAACACCCTCCTCGACCACGTCGAGACCTCCCTCGAGGCACGCCAGCGCAACGAGGAGCGGATGCGGCGCTTCGTCGCCGACGCGAGCCACGAGCTGCGCACCCCTCTCGCCTCCATCCGCGGATACTCCGAGCTGTCGCTGCGCGATCGGACACTCAGCGAGAACACGGAGTCCTCGCTCGAGCGCATCCAGGCACAGTCGTTGCGGATGACGGAGCTCGTCGAGGACCTCCTGCTGCTCGCCCGCCTGGAGGAGGGGCACGAGCTCGTCTACGGCTCCGTCGATCTCTCGCGGTTGGCCGTGGAGTCCCTCGGCGACGCGCAGGCAGCGGGCCAGGATCACCACTGGGAGCTGGAACTCGACGAGGAACCCGTCGTCGTCGCGGGCGACACGGGCCGGCTCACCCAGGTCGTGGCGAATCTGCTCGCCAACGCGCGCACGCACACCCCGGCGGGCACCACCGTGACGCTCAGCGTCACGCGCGACGGCTCGGACGCGGTGCTGCGGGTGCACGATGACGGCCCGGGCGTCGACCCGCAGGTGCGCGACGAGCTGTTCGAGCGCTTCGCCCGCGGCGACAGCTCCCGCGCCCGCAAGACCGGTGGAACGGGACTCGGCCTCTCGATCGCGCGGGCCATCGCGGACGCTCACGGCGGCGAGCTGACAGTGGATTCGATCCCCGGCGACACGACCTTCACGCTGCGTATGCCGGGCAAACCCATTGATCCGGGACCGGCCGCATCCGAGGCCGATCCGAGCCACTAG
- a CDS encoding response regulator transcription factor, giving the protein MTSMAPSPALQRADGSAPRILVVDDEQMLTDLLSMALRMEGWDVRAAASGFQALQAARDFEPDAMVLDIMMPDLDGMAVLQRLRQSGNDVPVLFLTAKDGVADRVAGLTAGGDDYVTKPFSLEEVVARLRGLMRRAGTAQAGDSEPILRVGDLSLNEDSHEVERQGVEIELTATEFELLRYLMRNQRRVVSKAQILDRVWNYDFGGRSSVVELYISYLRKKIDAGRDPLIHTVRGVGYMIKAPQ; this is encoded by the coding sequence ATGACTTCGATGGCACCCTCCCCCGCTCTGCAGCGCGCCGACGGCTCCGCTCCCCGCATCCTCGTCGTCGACGACGAGCAGATGCTCACCGATCTGCTGTCGATGGCCCTGCGCATGGAGGGCTGGGACGTGCGGGCTGCGGCCAGCGGCTTCCAGGCACTGCAGGCCGCGCGCGACTTCGAACCCGACGCCATGGTGCTCGACATCATGATGCCCGACCTCGACGGGATGGCGGTGCTGCAGCGCCTGCGCCAGTCGGGCAACGATGTGCCGGTGCTGTTCCTGACCGCGAAGGACGGCGTCGCCGACCGGGTCGCGGGGCTCACGGCCGGCGGTGACGACTATGTGACGAAGCCCTTCAGCCTCGAAGAGGTGGTCGCCCGGCTCCGCGGACTCATGCGCCGCGCGGGCACCGCCCAGGCCGGTGACTCCGAGCCCATCCTCCGCGTCGGCGACCTCAGCCTCAACGAGGACAGCCACGAAGTCGAGCGCCAGGGCGTCGAGATCGAGCTGACCGCGACCGAGTTCGAACTGCTGCGCTACCTCATGCGCAACCAGCGCCGCGTGGTGTCGAAGGCGCAGATCCTCGACCGCGTCTGGAACTACGACTTCGGCGGGCGCTCGAGCGTCGTCGAGCTGTACATCTCCTACCTGCGCAAGAAGATCGATGCCGGGCGGGATCCGCTGATCCACACCGTGCGCGGTGTGGGCTACATGATCAAAGCGCCCCAGTGA
- a CDS encoding ABC transporter permease, protein MYATYLRRELSGRKKQTTIVAAGLAVAIALVIVVTALSTGVRDAQANALESVYGVGTDLTVTGAQTEPGAGGGPRFDFGQDGGSTDDGGTTTLNQSRLTVERMRATLDASTVSTVANLQGVAAASGALALTNSTFSGELPPRPSQSESGTAEGRTAPSAGGEGEGFGGGSFDLQSFSVLGVGADTSVGPLSAVSVSEGRMLDGADAGQNVAVVDAAYAASNSLTVGGTVEVGGAQMQIVGLVASTTDEADTAANVYIPLDVAQTLSGAGDVVSTVYVQAGSSDAIGSVQTAISDAFPDATVSSQSDLASTVSGSLASASALITNLGTWLSVIVLAVAVLLAVLFTISGVTRRTREFGTLKAIGWSNGRVVGQVAGESVVQSLIGGVVGVVLGLVAVGIINLISPTISASSEPAAGRAGFPGAGAGGGGLRELASTASDVVLNAPISVSIIVVAVALSVVAGLVAGAFGGWRAARLSPAEALRAVA, encoded by the coding sequence ATGTACGCGACATATCTACGGCGAGAGCTGTCCGGCCGCAAGAAGCAGACCACCATCGTGGCGGCGGGGCTCGCCGTCGCCATCGCACTCGTCATCGTCGTGACAGCGCTGTCGACAGGTGTACGCGACGCGCAGGCCAACGCACTCGAGTCCGTCTACGGCGTGGGGACCGACCTGACGGTGACGGGGGCGCAGACGGAACCGGGTGCCGGGGGCGGACCGCGATTCGACTTCGGGCAGGACGGCGGCTCCACCGATGACGGTGGAACGACCACGCTCAATCAGTCACGGCTCACGGTCGAGAGGATGCGCGCCACGCTCGACGCATCGACGGTGAGCACGGTCGCGAACCTGCAAGGCGTGGCCGCCGCATCCGGGGCGCTCGCGCTGACGAACTCCACCTTCTCCGGGGAGCTTCCCCCGCGCCCCTCCCAGAGCGAGAGTGGCACCGCCGAGGGGCGCACCGCTCCGTCGGCGGGCGGCGAGGGCGAGGGGTTCGGTGGCGGATCCTTCGACCTGCAGAGCTTCTCCGTGCTCGGCGTCGGCGCCGACACCTCCGTCGGGCCGCTGTCAGCGGTGAGCGTCTCGGAGGGACGGATGCTGGACGGCGCGGATGCGGGCCAGAACGTCGCCGTCGTGGACGCCGCCTACGCCGCGTCGAACTCGCTGACCGTCGGCGGCACCGTCGAGGTGGGCGGCGCGCAGATGCAGATTGTCGGTCTCGTGGCGTCCACGACGGACGAAGCCGACACGGCCGCGAACGTCTACATTCCGCTGGACGTCGCGCAGACGCTGTCGGGGGCGGGCGATGTCGTCTCCACCGTGTACGTGCAGGCCGGCTCGTCCGATGCCATCGGGTCGGTCCAGACCGCGATCAGTGACGCATTCCCGGACGCCACGGTCAGCTCGCAGTCCGACCTCGCGTCGACGGTTTCGGGCTCGCTGGCCAGCGCGTCGGCGCTGATCACCAACCTCGGGACCTGGCTCTCGGTGATCGTGCTGGCCGTCGCGGTGCTGCTCGCGGTGCTCTTCACGATCTCGGGCGTGACCCGTCGCACCCGAGAGTTCGGCACCCTCAAGGCGATCGGGTGGTCCAACGGCCGCGTGGTCGGGCAGGTTGCGGGGGAATCGGTCGTCCAGAGCCTGATCGGCGGAGTCGTCGGCGTCGTGCTGGGACTGGTCGCCGTCGGCATCATCAACCTCATCTCCCCGACGATCTCGGCCAGCAGCGAACCAGCCGCCGGACGCGCCGGCTTCCCGGGTGCCGGTGCCGGGGGCGGGGGTCTCCGAGAGTTGGCGAGCACCGCGTCGGATGTCGTCCTGAACGCGCCGATCTCGGTGAGCATCATCGTCGTCGCCGTCGCCCTGTCGGTCGTTGCGGGACTTGTCGCGGGGGCCTTCGGCGGATGGCGCGCCGCCCGCCTGAGCCCGGCCGAGGCGCTGCGCGCCGTCGCCTGA
- a CDS encoding ABC transporter ATP-binding protein: MTMNDTVEAAAATGFAYRVRGVGKTYRQKGRVVTALADVDIDIEPGEFVTIQGPTGGGKSTFLQLLGALERPTGGQVMLGGTDIARATGRQLSDVRAHEIGFVFQGFNLIPTLTAAENVDMGLEPLRLAASERAERVREALARVGLEERADHRPGELSGGQQQRVAIARAIAKKPRVLLADEPTGNLDEHMRDEILEVLEALNREGLTLIVVTHDSAVARRATRRLRLEKGTVRDITR; this comes from the coding sequence ATGACCATGAACGACACCGTCGAAGCCGCCGCGGCGACCGGATTCGCCTATCGCGTGCGCGGCGTCGGCAAGACGTACCGGCAGAAGGGGAGGGTCGTCACGGCTCTCGCCGACGTCGACATCGACATCGAGCCGGGGGAGTTCGTCACCATCCAGGGGCCGACAGGAGGGGGCAAGTCCACGTTCCTTCAGCTGCTCGGAGCGTTGGAGCGGCCGACCGGCGGACAGGTCATGCTGGGCGGGACCGACATCGCCCGCGCGACCGGCCGTCAGCTCAGCGACGTGCGCGCCCACGAGATCGGCTTCGTGTTCCAGGGGTTCAACCTGATCCCCACGTTGACGGCCGCTGAGAACGTCGACATGGGGCTGGAACCGCTGCGGCTGGCTGCCTCCGAACGAGCCGAGCGGGTCCGCGAGGCGCTTGCGCGCGTCGGCCTCGAGGAACGCGCCGACCATCGACCGGGAGAGTTGTCGGGGGGTCAGCAGCAGCGAGTCGCGATCGCGAGGGCCATCGCGAAGAAGCCCCGCGTACTGCTGGCGGACGAGCCGACGGGCAATCTCGACGAACACATGCGCGACGAGATCCTCGAGGTGCTGGAGGCGCTCAACCGCGAGGGACTCACGCTGATCGTCGTGACGCACGATTCGGCCGTTGCCCGGCGGGCGACACGGCGCCTGCGGCTGGAGAAGGGCACCGTGCGCGACATCACCCGGTGA
- a CDS encoding VanZ family protein: MTHAAARGRRSMLLLAVATAAYLVVLARLTLVADDAAGTGGILKAWAEAFRATPWTRWITFDLLEFGANIALFVPAGLLGALWLGRRWWLAVPVGLAISAVIETTQGLLLAGRVADVRDLVSNTTGTVIGALAIAATRRIRRR; encoded by the coding sequence ATGACGCACGCCGCCGCGCGCGGCCGCCGGAGCATGCTGCTCCTGGCGGTCGCGACGGCGGCGTATCTCGTGGTGCTGGCGCGTCTCACGCTCGTGGCCGATGACGCGGCCGGCACCGGCGGCATCCTGAAGGCGTGGGCCGAGGCGTTCAGGGCGACGCCGTGGACCCGGTGGATCACGTTCGACCTGCTGGAGTTCGGCGCGAACATCGCGCTGTTCGTGCCGGCCGGCCTTCTCGGGGCCCTGTGGCTGGGTCGCCGGTGGTGGCTCGCCGTCCCGGTCGGCCTCGCGATCAGCGCTGTGATCGAGACGACGCAGGGTCTACTCCTCGCCGGTCGCGTCGCCGATGTGCGCGATCTCGTCTCGAACACGACCGGTACCGTCATCGGCGCGCTGGCGATCGCGGCGACGCGCCGCATCCGCCGTCGCTGA
- the gndA gene encoding NADP-dependent phosphogluconate dehydrogenase gives MTEASANIGVVGLAVMGSNLARNLASREGNTVAVFNRSYDKTEHLVTEHPEAGFVPASTYAEFAASLQKPRTAIIMVKAGGPTDAVINDLVQVFEPGDIIVDGGNALFTDTIRREKAVRETGINFVGAGISGGEEGALNGPSIMPGGSDESWITLGPILKSIAAVAEGEPCVTHVGHDGAGHFVKMIHNGIEYVDMQLIGEAYDLIRRGTGKTPAEISEIFAEWNRGELESYLIEITAEVLKQVDAATGKPLVDVIVDQAGAKGTGAWTVQTALDLGIPVSGIAEAVFARSLSSKPAQRAEATSLPGPSSTGTVADPEAFIEDVRQALYASKIIAYSQGFDAIVAGAEQYGWDIKKGDIAKIWRGGCIIRAQFLNRITEAYAENPSLQALVLAPYFRDAVATAQDAWRRVVIGAVETGVPTPAFSSSLAYYDGLRADRLPAALIQGQRDFFGAHTYKRIDKEGTFHTLWSGDRSEVEAVDTH, from the coding sequence GTGACCGAGGCATCAGCCAACATCGGAGTCGTCGGACTCGCCGTCATGGGGTCGAACCTGGCCCGCAACCTCGCCTCGCGCGAGGGCAACACGGTGGCCGTGTTCAACCGCAGCTATGACAAGACCGAGCACCTCGTCACGGAGCACCCCGAGGCGGGCTTCGTCCCCGCCTCGACGTACGCCGAGTTCGCCGCGTCGCTGCAGAAGCCGCGCACCGCGATCATCATGGTCAAGGCCGGCGGCCCCACGGATGCGGTGATCAACGACCTCGTGCAGGTCTTCGAGCCGGGCGACATCATCGTCGACGGCGGCAATGCGCTGTTCACCGACACGATCCGCCGCGAGAAGGCCGTGCGCGAGACCGGCATCAACTTCGTCGGCGCCGGCATCTCCGGCGGCGAGGAGGGTGCGCTGAACGGCCCGTCGATCATGCCGGGCGGCTCGGACGAGTCCTGGATCACCCTCGGGCCGATCCTCAAGAGCATCGCGGCCGTCGCCGAGGGCGAGCCCTGCGTCACGCACGTCGGTCACGACGGCGCGGGTCACTTCGTCAAGATGATCCACAACGGCATCGAGTACGTCGACATGCAGCTCATCGGCGAGGCGTACGACCTCATCCGTCGCGGCACCGGCAAGACGCCGGCGGAGATCTCGGAGATCTTCGCCGAGTGGAACCGCGGCGAGCTGGAGTCGTACCTCATCGAGATCACCGCCGAGGTGCTCAAGCAGGTCGACGCCGCCACCGGCAAGCCGCTGGTCGACGTGATCGTCGACCAGGCGGGCGCCAAGGGAACGGGCGCCTGGACCGTGCAGACCGCGCTGGATCTCGGCATCCCCGTCTCCGGCATCGCCGAGGCCGTCTTCGCGCGCTCGCTCTCCTCGAAGCCCGCCCAGCGCGCCGAGGCGACGTCGCTTCCCGGCCCCTCCTCGACGGGAACGGTCGCCGATCCCGAGGCGTTCATCGAGGACGTCCGCCAGGCGCTGTACGCATCGAAGATCATCGCCTACTCGCAGGGCTTCGACGCGATCGTGGCCGGCGCCGAGCAGTACGGCTGGGACATCAAGAAGGGCGACATCGCCAAGATCTGGCGCGGCGGCTGCATCATCCGTGCGCAGTTCCTCAACCGCATCACCGAGGCCTACGCGGAGAACCCGTCGCTGCAGGCTCTCGTGCTCGCGCCCTACTTCCGCGACGCCGTCGCGACCGCTCAGGATGCGTGGCGCCGCGTCGTCATCGGCGCCGTCGAGACGGGTGTGCCGACCCCGGCGTTCTCGTCGTCGCTCGCCTACTACGACGGTCTGCGCGCGGACCGCCTGCCGGCCGCCCTCATCCAGGGGCAGCGCGACTTCTTCGGCGCGCACACGTACAAGCGCATCGACAAGGAGGGCACCTTCCACACGCTGTGGTCGGGCGACCGCTCCGAGGTCGAGGCCGTCGACACGCACTGA